In one Chloroflexota bacterium genomic region, the following are encoded:
- the tuf gene encoding elongation factor Tu (EF-Tu; promotes GTP-dependent binding of aminoacyl-tRNA to the A-site of ribosomes during protein biosynthesis; when the tRNA anticodon matches the mRNA codon, GTP hydrolysis results; the inactive EF-Tu-GDP leaves the ribosome and release of GDP is promoted by elongation factor Ts; many prokaryotes have two copies of the gene encoding EF-Tu) → MVMPGDSVNVDVQLIVPVALEQGSRFAIREGGRTVGAGVITQIVE, encoded by the coding sequence AGATGGTGATGCCAGGGGACAGCGTGAACGTAGACGTGCAGTTGATCGTGCCGGTGGCGCTGGAGCAGGGCAGCCGGTTTGCGATCCGCGAAGGCGGGCGCACGGTGGGCGCGGGCGTCATCACCCAGATCGTCGAGTAA
- the rpsJ gene encoding 30S ribosomal protein S10 translates to MAKQKIRIRLKSYDHRVLDQSVKQIVDIAERTGAIVVGPVPLPTQIEKFTIQRATFIDKDSREQFEIRTHKRLIDVVEPGSKTIENLVKLNLPAGVDIEIKL, encoded by the coding sequence ATGGCCAAGCAAAAGATTCGCATTCGTCTGAAGAGCTACGACCACCGCGTGCTGGATCAGTCCGTCAAGCAGATTGTGGACATCGCGGAACGCACCGGCGCCATTGTCGTCGGCCCCGTGCCGCTTCCGACGCAGATCGAGAAGTTTACCATTCAGCGCGCCACGTTCATCGACAAGGACTCGCGCGAGCAGTTCGAAATCCGCACGCACAAGCGCCTGATCGACGTGGTGGAGCCCGGTTCGAAGACGATCGAGAACTTGGTCAAGCTCAACCTGCCCGCCGGCGTGGACATCGAAATCAAACTGTAG
- the rplC gene encoding 50S ribosomal protein L3, which yields MMKGLIAKKLAMTQIFGAGDQIAGVTVLEAGPCYVTQIKTVKTDGYNAIQLGFGAVRAERLRKDLTKAERGHLGMLKTDEKHASRKPALEGVPALRHLREIRVEDPGKYTLGQKLVADLFAVGDIIEAESVSKGKGFAGAVKRYHFQGGKKTHGASDRLRAPGSSGATTTPGRVLKGKRRAGHMGMDVVTQRSLKVMLVDTERNLIAVRGSVPGGTNALVILREPKQTGKKKK from the coding sequence ATCATGAAAGGTCTAATCGCGAAGAAGCTGGCGATGACGCAGATTTTCGGCGCCGGCGACCAGATCGCGGGTGTGACCGTGCTTGAAGCGGGCCCGTGCTACGTGACGCAGATCAAGACGGTCAAAACGGACGGCTACAACGCCATCCAGCTTGGCTTTGGGGCGGTGCGCGCCGAGCGCCTGCGCAAAGACTTGACGAAAGCGGAGCGCGGCCATCTGGGCATGCTCAAGACGGACGAGAAGCATGCGTCCCGCAAGCCCGCGCTGGAGGGCGTGCCCGCCCTGCGGCACCTGCGCGAGATCCGTGTCGAGGACCCGGGCAAGTACACGCTGGGCCAGAAGTTGGTGGCCGACCTGTTCGCCGTCGGCGACATCATCGAAGCCGAGAGCGTCAGCAAGGGCAAAGGCTTCGCCGGCGCGGTCAAGCGCTACCATTTCCAGGGCGGCAAGAAGACGCACGGCGCCTCGGACCGCCTGCGCGCGCCCGGTTCCAGCGGCGCCACGACCACGCCGGGCCGCGTGCTCAAGGGCAAGCGCCGCGCCGGTCATATGGGTATGGACGTTGTCACCCAGCGCAGCCTGAAAGTGATGCTGGTCGACACCGAGCGTAACCTGATCGCCGTGCGCGGCAGCGTGCCGGGCGGCACCAATGCGCTCGTCATCCTGCGCGAGCCCAAGCAGACCGGCAAGAAGAAGAAGTAA
- the rplD gene encoding 50S ribosomal protein L4: protein MMKIPVRNLKGDTTGEIELRDDIFAIEPNQSVMHQALKRQLANARQGNADTKTRAEVAGGTKKVYRQKGTGHARQGDNRAPHWRKGGIVGGPTPRSFEQSMPKKMRRLALKSALSIKTRANQLIVLDELAFEKPRTKDIMALLAALNVESGALILLAGTEANVARSAANLSEVTALNARYLNVRDLLGANTVIAPKSAIDVIEQTFGN, encoded by the coding sequence ATTATGAAGATTCCAGTCCGAAATTTGAAGGGCGACACGACCGGCGAGATCGAACTGCGCGACGATATTTTCGCCATCGAGCCGAACCAGTCGGTCATGCACCAGGCGCTCAAGCGCCAACTGGCGAATGCGCGCCAGGGCAATGCCGACACGAAGACGCGCGCCGAAGTGGCCGGCGGCACCAAGAAAGTCTACCGGCAGAAGGGCACCGGGCATGCCCGGCAGGGCGACAACCGCGCGCCGCACTGGCGCAAGGGCGGTATCGTAGGCGGCCCGACGCCGCGCTCGTTCGAACAGTCCATGCCGAAGAAGATGCGCCGGCTGGCGCTCAAGTCGGCGCTGTCGATCAAAACCCGGGCCAACCAGTTGATCGTGCTCGACGAGTTGGCGTTCGAGAAGCCGCGCACCAAAGATATCATGGCACTGCTGGCAGCGCTGAATGTCGAGTCGGGCGCGCTGATCCTGCTGGCGGGCACCGAAGCGAACGTGGCGCGTTCGGCGGCGAACCTGTCGGAAGTCACGGCCCTGAATGCCCGCTATCTGAACGTGCGCGATCTGCTGGGCGCCAACACGGTGATTGCGCCGAAATCAGCCATTGACGTGATCGAGCAGACGTTCGGCAATTGA
- the rplW gene encoding 50S ribosomal protein L23 — protein MHTFDVIIRPIVTEKTTQTADMGRYAFEVSRRANKVQVKEAVERAYKVTVAQVNIINMPAKVRRFGRNFSTKPVWKKAIVTLAGNDRITLFEGV, from the coding sequence ATGCATACGTTTGATGTGATTATCCGGCCCATCGTCACCGAGAAGACCACGCAGACCGCCGATATGGGGCGCTACGCCTTCGAAGTGAGCCGCCGCGCCAACAAGGTGCAGGTGAAGGAAGCCGTGGAGCGCGCGTACAAGGTGACGGTCGCGCAGGTCAATATCATTAACATGCCCGCCAAGGTGCGTCGCTTCGGCCGCAATTTCAGCACGAAGCCCGTCTGGAAGAAGGCGATCGTGACGCTGGCAGGCAATGACCGTATCACGCTGTTCGAGGGAGTGTAA
- the rplB gene encoding 50S ribosomal protein L2: MPIKLYKPTSAGRRGYVSVSTDDITTSVPHRPLLTDKRKHAGRNFRGIVTVRHQGGGHKQKYRLIDFKRDKSGIPGKIATIEYDPNRTARIALVHYADGEKRYMIAPLGLKVGDAVMAGPTADLRTGNALPLANIPVGTQVHNIELTRGRGGQMVRSAGSSAQLMAKESGRATLRLPSGEMRFVNIENMATIGQVGNVDHSNQKLGKAGRNRWKNVRPSVRGSVMTPRDHPHGGGEGKASVGMPGPKSPWGKRTMGKRTRNNPRTDKLIVRRRK; encoded by the coding sequence ATGCCGATCAAGCTATACAAGCCGACGTCAGCGGGCCGCCGCGGGTACGTCTCGGTCTCGACCGACGATATCACGACGAGCGTGCCGCACCGACCGCTGCTGACCGACAAGCGCAAGCACGCCGGTCGCAACTTCCGGGGTATCGTCACCGTCCGTCATCAGGGCGGCGGCCACAAGCAGAAATACCGCCTGATCGACTTCAAGCGCGACAAATCCGGCATCCCCGGCAAAATCGCCACGATTGAATACGATCCGAACCGCACGGCCCGCATTGCGCTGGTGCATTACGCCGATGGCGAGAAGCGCTACATGATCGCCCCGCTGGGCCTCAAGGTCGGCGACGCGGTCATGGCCGGTCCGACGGCCGACCTGCGCACCGGCAATGCGCTGCCGCTGGCCAACATCCCGGTCGGCACGCAGGTGCACAACATCGAGTTGACGCGCGGCCGCGGCGGCCAGATGGTTCGCTCGGCGGGCAGCTCCGCGCAGTTGATGGCCAAGGAAAGCGGTCGCGCCACGCTGCGCCTGCCGTCCGGCGAAATGCGCTTCGTCAACATTGAAAACATGGCCACGATCGGCCAGGTTGGCAACGTCGATCACAGCAACCAGAAACTGGGCAAGGCCGGCCGCAACCGCTGGAAGAACGTCCGCCCGTCGGTGCGTGGATCGGTCATGACCCCGCGCGATCACCCGCACGGCGGCGGCGAAGGCAAGGCGTCTGTCGGCATGCCGGGCCCAAAAAGCCCGTGGGGCAAGCGCACGATGGGCAAGCGCACACGCAACAACCCGCGCACGGACAAACTGATCGTGCGCCGGCGCAAATAA
- the rpsS gene encoding 30S ribosomal protein S19, which translates to MGRSLKKGPFIDPKLVKKIDALNARNDKKVIKTWSRASQISPEMVGHTIAVHDGRRHVPIYVTENMVGHRLGEFAPTRLFRAHASKEKVVG; encoded by the coding sequence ATGGGCCGCTCACTGAAAAAAGGGCCGTTCATCGACCCGAAGCTGGTGAAGAAGATCGACGCGCTGAACGCGCGCAACGACAAGAAGGTCATCAAGACCTGGTCGCGTGCGTCGCAGATCTCGCCCGAAATGGTTGGCCACACCATCGCCGTGCATGACGGGCGCCGGCACGTGCCGATCTATGTCACCGAGAACATGGTGGGCCACCGGCTCGGCGAATTCGCGCCGACGCGCCTGTTCCGGGCGCACGCGAGCAAGGAGAAGGTGGTCGGCTAG
- the rplV gene encoding 50S ribosomal protein L22, which translates to MEVRAVEKYIGMSSFKVRLVANSVKGKGVDAALAQLKFMTKAAAVPVAKAIKSAAANAEENFGLNREDLVVARIQADEGPLRKWRRFGARGRFKPILRRSAHITVVLSQQGGEE; encoded by the coding sequence ATTGAGGTACGCGCAGTCGAAAAGTATATCGGCATGTCGTCGTTCAAGGTGCGTCTGGTCGCGAACAGCGTCAAAGGCAAGGGCGTGGACGCGGCGCTGGCCCAACTGAAGTTCATGACCAAGGCCGCGGCGGTGCCGGTGGCGAAGGCGATCAAGTCGGCGGCGGCCAATGCCGAGGAAAACTTCGGCCTGAACCGCGAAGACCTGGTCGTGGCGCGCATCCAGGCCGACGAAGGCCCGCTGCGCAAGTGGCGCCGCTTCGGCGCGCGCGGGCGCTTCAAACCGATCCTGCGCCGCTCGGCGCACATCACCGTCGTCTTGAGCCAGCAGGGCGGAGAGGAATAA
- the rpsC gene encoding 30S ribosomal protein S3 has product MGRKVHPYGFRLGGIKDWKSRWFADRRTYKRLLAEDIVIRAQVMKQVSAAGVSDVEIDRYPKQVSITIHTAKPGVIIGRKGANVNDLRSGLEKLTGKKVHIDVKEIQHPEVDAYLVAESVAQQLERRIAHKRAMKQAVQRAMRLGALGIKIVCAGRLAGSEMARRDKVIEGSVPLHTLRADIDFARYEALTTYGRIGVKVWIYKGEVLPPTPEEIAARITEASAISETSGLDA; this is encoded by the coding sequence ATGGGTCGCAAAGTTCATCCGTACGGGTTCCGGCTGGGCGGCATCAAAGATTGGAAGTCGCGCTGGTTTGCCGACCGCCGCACGTACAAGCGCTTGCTGGCCGAGGACATCGTGATTCGAGCGCAGGTGATGAAGCAAGTCTCGGCGGCGGGTGTCTCCGACGTGGAGATCGACCGCTATCCGAAGCAGGTTTCGATCACCATCCACACGGCCAAGCCGGGCGTGATCATCGGCCGCAAGGGCGCCAATGTCAACGACCTGCGCTCCGGTCTGGAAAAGCTGACCGGCAAGAAAGTGCACATCGACGTCAAGGAGATCCAGCATCCCGAAGTGGACGCGTATCTCGTGGCCGAGTCGGTCGCGCAGCAACTGGAGCGCCGCATCGCGCACAAGCGCGCGATGAAGCAGGCCGTGCAGCGCGCGATGCGCCTGGGCGCGCTGGGCATCAAGATCGTCTGCGCGGGCCGCCTGGCCGGCTCCGAAATGGCCCGCCGCGACAAGGTGATCGAAGGCTCGGTGCCGCTGCACACGCTGCGCGCCGACATCGACTTCGCGCGCTACGAGGCGCTGACGACCTACGGGCGCATCGGCGTGAAGGTCTGGATCTACAAGGGCGAGGTGCTGCCGCCGACGCCGGAAGAAATCGCCGCCCGCATCACCGAGGCGAGCGCGATCAGCGAGACGAGCGGTCTGGACGCGTAG
- the rplP gene encoding 50S ribosomal protein L16, with protein MLQPKRMKFRKFHRGKRRGMESRGTAVSFGEFGLQATEVCWMTARQIEAARRAMVRYVKRGGKIWVRIFPDMPVTARAAETRMGGGKGAVDHWVAVVKPGRMIFEIAGVSEESAREAMTLAGAKLPIKTQFVVREELLAGSEE; from the coding sequence ATGCTTCAACCAAAACGCATGAAGTTCCGCAAATTTCATCGCGGCAAGCGCCGCGGCATGGAGTCGCGCGGCACCGCAGTCTCGTTCGGCGAGTTCGGCCTGCAGGCGACCGAAGTCTGCTGGATGACCGCCCGGCAGATCGAAGCGGCCCGCCGCGCCATGGTGCGCTACGTGAAGCGCGGCGGCAAGATCTGGGTGCGCATCTTCCCGGACATGCCGGTGACGGCGCGCGCCGCCGAGACCCGCATGGGCGGCGGCAAGGGCGCGGTCGACCACTGGGTCGCCGTGGTCAAGCCGGGCCGCATGATCTTCGAGATCGCCGGCGTCAGCGAGGAGTCGGCGCGCGAGGCCATGACGCTGGCCGGCGCCAAGCTGCCGATCAAGACCCAGTTCGTCGTGCGCGAGGAACTGCTGGCCGGAAGCGAGGAGTAG
- the rpmC gene encoding 50S ribosomal protein L29 — MADKKKTAEGSALSAKDLAEQIDSKKQELMKLREKYATRQLENTSQIRQVRREIARLMTERRVRELQEAGQ; from the coding sequence ATGGCCGACAAAAAGAAAACCGCCGAGGGGAGCGCGCTGAGCGCGAAGGACCTGGCGGAGCAGATTGACAGCAAGAAGCAGGAATTGATGAAGCTGCGCGAGAAATATGCGACGCGCCAGTTGGAAAACACCAGCCAGATCCGGCAGGTGCGCCGCGAAATCGCGCGCCTGATGACCGAGCGCCGCGTGCGCGAATTGCAGGAGGCGGGCCAATGA
- the rpsQ gene encoding 30S ribosomal protein S17 — protein sequence MKERRRVFTGRVVSNKMQKTVVVLVERTRRHPLYGKVIRVRNRFKAHTENALNIGDTVKITEARPMSKEKRWVVSQVIVKGEVLAVPETELPPTKTELPDAPAAPAAEGAQA from the coding sequence ATGAAAGAACGCCGCAGGGTTTTCACCGGCCGCGTTGTCAGCAACAAGATGCAGAAGACGGTCGTCGTGCTCGTCGAGCGCACTCGCCGGCACCCGCTGTACGGCAAGGTGATCCGCGTGCGCAACCGTTTCAAGGCGCACACCGAAAACGCGCTGAACATCGGCGACACGGTCAAGATTACCGAGGCGCGCCCGATGAGCAAAGAAAAGCGCTGGGTCGTGTCGCAGGTGATCGTCAAGGGCGAAGTGCTGGCCGTGCCGGAAACGGAACTGCCGCCGACCAAGACCGAACTGCCCGACGCGCCCGCGGCCCCGGCCGCTGAAGGAGCGCAGGCATGA
- the rplN gene encoding 50S ribosomal protein L14, translated as MIQQMSTLRVADNTGAKLIMCIKVLGGTRRRYATVGDVIVAAVKQAAPDGSVKKSDVVKAVIVRTTKEYGRKDGSFIRFDENAAVILDEAGGPKGTRIFGPVARELREKGFMKIVSLSPEVL; from the coding sequence ATGATCCAGCAAATGTCCACCTTGCGCGTCGCCGACAACACCGGCGCCAAGCTCATCATGTGCATCAAAGTGCTCGGCGGCACCCGCCGCCGCTATGCCACCGTCGGCGACGTGATTGTCGCCGCCGTGAAGCAGGCCGCGCCCGACGGCTCGGTCAAGAAGAGCGACGTGGTCAAAGCGGTGATCGTACGCACGACCAAGGAGTATGGCCGCAAGGATGGCTCGTTCATCCGCTTCGACGAGAATGCCGCCGTCATCCTGGACGAGGCGGGCGGACCGAAGGGCACGCGCATTTTCGGCCCCGTGGCGCGCGAGCTGCGCGAAAAGGGCTTCATGAAGATCGTTTCCCTGTCGCCGGAAGTGCTGTAA
- the rplX gene encoding 50S ribosomal protein L24 — translation MTARVKKGDTVVILAGDERGEKGTVHLVKPRDGTVVIAGHNIVKKHQKASGQQVRTQRGIIEREAPMPLSKVAPVCRNNKCKNFDKGVRVGFRMESGRKVRFCRTCGEVME, via the coding sequence ATGACTGCAAGAGTGAAGAAGGGCGATACGGTGGTGATCCTGGCCGGCGATGAGCGCGGCGAAAAGGGCACCGTGCACCTCGTCAAGCCGCGCGACGGTACCGTCGTCATCGCCGGCCACAATATTGTGAAAAAGCACCAGAAAGCGAGCGGCCAGCAGGTGCGTACCCAGCGCGGCATCATCGAGCGCGAGGCGCCGATGCCGCTGTCGAAGGTCGCGCCGGTCTGCCGCAACAACAAGTGCAAGAACTTCGACAAGGGCGTGCGCGTCGGCTTCCGCATGGAAAGCGGCCGCAAGGTACGCTTTTGCCGCACGTGCGGCGAGGTGATGGAGTAA
- the rplE gene encoding 50S ribosomal protein L5 gives MNLKQKFQAEIAPALHKEFKYANVMQIPAIKKVTVNIGLGEALTNSKAIENAVRDMTTITGQKPVVTRARKSIATFKVRAGQPIGVKVTLRGERMWSFLERLIGTALPRVRDFRGVPAEAFDGRGNYTLGLSEQLIWPEIAYDSIDKVRGMEITIVTSAKTDEEAHRMLALFGMPFVRKETR, from the coding sequence ATGAATCTCAAGCAGAAATTCCAGGCGGAGATCGCGCCGGCCCTGCATAAAGAGTTCAAGTACGCGAACGTGATGCAGATCCCGGCCATCAAGAAAGTGACCGTCAATATCGGTCTGGGCGAGGCGCTGACGAACTCCAAGGCGATCGAGAACGCCGTGCGCGACATGACGACCATCACCGGCCAGAAGCCGGTCGTCACCCGCGCGCGCAAATCGATCGCGACCTTCAAGGTGCGCGCCGGCCAGCCGATCGGCGTCAAGGTGACGCTGCGCGGCGAGCGCATGTGGTCGTTCCTGGAGCGCCTGATCGGCACGGCGCTGCCGCGCGTGCGCGACTTCCGCGGCGTGCCCGCCGAAGCGTTCGACGGGCGCGGCAACTACACGCTGGGCCTCTCGGAGCAGTTGATCTGGCCGGAGATCGCCTACGACAGCATCGACAAGGTGCGCGGCATGGAGATCACGATCGTGACCAGCGCCAAGACCGACGAAGAGGCGCACCGCATGCTGGCCCTGTTTGGGATGCCGTTCGTTCGCAAGGAGACCCGCTAG
- a CDS encoding type Z 30S ribosomal protein S14, which translates to MAKTCMKYREMRRQFPTQVRNRCHICGRPRGYMRRFDLCRICFRKMANEGKIPGLTKSSW; encoded by the coding sequence ATGGCCAAAACGTGCATGAAATACCGCGAAATGCGGCGCCAGTTTCCCACGCAGGTGCGCAACCGCTGCCACATTTGCGGCCGCCCGCGCGGGTATATGCGCCGCTTCGATCTGTGCCGCATCTGCTTCCGCAAGATGGCGAATGAAGGCAAGATCCCGGGTCTGACGAAGTCGTCCTGGTAA
- the rpsH gene encoding 30S ribosomal protein S8 produces MVNDPIADMLTRIRNAVMARHTQVLMPSSKMKVSIAKILREEGFIQDFDVNSEKPQPTLRVRLKYSDQRKPVLTGLERVSRPGRRVYSAGENLQWVQSGMGIAIVTTSKGIMTDRKARRMHIGGEVLCYVW; encoded by the coding sequence ATGGTCAATGATCCAATCGCGGACATGTTGACACGCATCCGCAATGCGGTGATGGCGCGCCACACGCAAGTCTTGATGCCATCGTCGAAAATGAAGGTGTCGATCGCGAAGATCCTGCGCGAAGAAGGCTTCATTCAGGACTTCGACGTCAATTCCGAGAAGCCGCAGCCGACTCTGCGCGTGCGCCTCAAGTACAGCGACCAGCGCAAGCCGGTGCTCACTGGGCTTGAGCGTGTCAGCCGGCCTGGCCGGCGTGTGTACAGCGCAGGTGAGAACCTGCAGTGGGTCCAGAGTGGCATGGGCATCGCCATTGTCACGACGTCCAAGGGCATCATGACCGACCGCAAGGCGCGCCGCATGCACATCGGCGGCGAAGTGCTCTGCTACGTCTGGTAA
- the rplF gene encoding 50S ribosomal protein L6, which produces MSRIGRLPVVIPAGVQVNLKDHLVEVKGKLGAMSQVVHPLIAVKKEGNQVLVERPDDAQATRALHGLTRALIANMVAGVSDGFKRELQIDGVGFRGEVQSGALVLSVGFTHPVRIDAPQGVKFEVDKTGRQVTISGMDKTLVGEMAARIRRVRKPEPYKGKGIRYANEVVRRKAGKAGKAAGAK; this is translated from the coding sequence ATGTCACGCATAGGCAGACTGCCTGTCGTTATTCCGGCGGGCGTTCAAGTCAACTTGAAAGACCACCTGGTCGAGGTCAAAGGCAAGCTCGGCGCCATGAGCCAGGTGGTGCATCCCTTGATCGCGGTGAAAAAAGAAGGCAACCAGGTGTTGGTCGAGCGGCCGGATGACGCGCAGGCGACGCGCGCCCTGCACGGCCTGACGCGCGCCCTGATCGCCAATATGGTGGCGGGCGTGAGCGACGGCTTCAAGCGCGAACTGCAGATCGACGGCGTCGGCTTCCGCGGCGAAGTGCAGAGCGGCGCGCTCGTGCTGTCGGTCGGCTTCACGCATCCGGTGCGCATCGACGCGCCGCAGGGCGTCAAGTTTGAAGTGGACAAGACCGGCCGGCAGGTCACGATCAGCGGCATGGACAAGACCCTCGTCGGCGAGATGGCCGCGCGGATTCGGCGCGTGCGCAAGCCGGAGCCGTACAAGGGCAAGGGCATCCGCTACGCGAACGAAGTGGTGCGCCGCAAGGCCGGCAAAGCCGGCAAGGCTGCGGGCGCCAAGTAA
- a CDS encoding 50S ribosomal protein L18, producing the protein MTKKTNPSAQARERRRKHVRKTVHGEPERPRLNIFRSEKHIYAQVIDDRKGHTLASASDAEPELKTRLASIKPLERAKVIGETVAQRALGKGVKKVVFDRAGYKYHGRVKALADGARAGGLEF; encoded by the coding sequence ATGACGAAGAAGACCAATCCGAGCGCGCAGGCGCGCGAACGCCGGCGCAAGCACGTGCGCAAGACCGTGCACGGCGAGCCGGAGCGCCCGCGCCTGAACATCTTCCGCAGCGAAAAGCACATTTACGCGCAGGTTATCGACGACCGCAAAGGCCACACCCTGGCCTCCGCGTCCGATGCCGAGCCCGAACTGAAGACACGCCTCGCGAGCATCAAGCCGCTGGAGCGCGCCAAGGTGATCGGCGAGACGGTCGCGCAGCGCGCGCTTGGCAAGGGCGTGAAGAAAGTTGTCTTTGACCGCGCCGGCTATAAATATCACGGCCGCGTCAAGGCCCTGGCCGACGGCGCCCGCGCGGGCGGGCTGGAGTTCTAG
- the rpsE gene encoding 30S ribosomal protein S5: protein MANTPEQQQSNPTPSEATNGGQSTPAEQSAPTGQSAPAGQTAPTTPPAPAGEQRPSGQGGGYRPGGTGGGYRGGSGGGGGYRPGGTGGGGGGGGYRPGGTGGGGYRGGSGGGGGGGYRPGGTSGGGGGYRGGSGGGAPRTGTGGGGGGGYRGGPGGGGGRGGPGGFRSGPGGSRGGRGGRGGGPERVEGAPRSDSRDQPQIAEDKLEERVVDIARVSKVVKGGRHFGFRALVVVGDGSGAVGMGIGRAREVTDAIRKGVDQARKHMITVPVTQGTIPHQVIVKYGAAEVLLKPASPGTGVIAGGGVRAVLESAGVRDVLTKSLGSNNVINVVAATLKGLEGMKRPEVEAARRGKSTADVSPFWRKSTNG, encoded by the coding sequence ATGGCGAATACACCCGAGCAGCAGCAGTCAAATCCCACGCCCAGCGAAGCGACCAACGGCGGCCAGAGCACTCCGGCTGAGCAGAGCGCGCCAACCGGCCAGAGCGCGCCGGCCGGCCAAACCGCGCCCACTACCCCCCCTGCGCCAGCCGGCGAGCAACGCCCGAGCGGCCAGGGCGGCGGCTATCGCCCTGGTGGTACCGGCGGCGGATACCGCGGCGGCTCCGGCGGCGGCGGTGGCTATCGCCCCGGCGGGACGGGCGGCGGTGGTGGTGGCGGTGGGTATCGCCCCGGTGGCACGGGTGGCGGCGGATACCGCGGCGGCTCCGGTGGCGGCGGTGGCGGCGGCTATCGTCCCGGTGGCACGAGCGGCGGTGGTGGTGGCTATCGCGGCGGCTCCGGCGGCGGCGCACCGCGTACCGGCACGGGCGGTGGCGGTGGCGGCGGATACCGTGGCGGCCCCGGCGGTGGCGGTGGTCGCGGCGGCCCCGGCGGTTTCCGCAGTGGCCCCGGCGGTAGTCGGGGTGGTCGCGGCGGTCGCGGCGGCGGTCCGGAGCGTGTGGAAGGCGCGCCGCGCTCGGATTCGCGCGACCAGCCGCAGATCGCTGAGGACAAGCTCGAAGAGCGCGTGGTGGACATCGCCCGCGTGTCGAAGGTGGTTAAGGGCGGCCGGCACTTCGGTTTCCGAGCGCTCGTCGTGGTGGGCGATGGCTCCGGCGCGGTGGGCATGGGTATTGGCCGCGCGCGCGAAGTGACCGACGCGATTCGCAAGGGCGTCGATCAGGCGCGCAAGCACATGATCACGGTGCCGGTCACGCAGGGTACGATCCCGCACCAGGTGATCGTCAAGTATGGCGCGGCAGAAGTGCTGCTGAAGCCGGCCTCACCGGGCACCGGCGTTATCGCGGGTGGCGGCGTGCGCGCCGTGCTGGAATCGGCCGGCGTGCGCGACGTGCTGACCAAGTCGCTCGGCAGCAACAACGTGATCAACGTGGTCGCCGCGACGCTGAAGGGGCTGGAAGGCATGAAGCGACCCGAAGTCGAGGCGGCGCGCCGCGGCAAGTCGACGGCGGATGTCTCGCCGTTCTGGAGGAAGAGCACCAATGGCTGA
- the rpmD gene encoding 50S ribosomal protein L30, translating into MADPKVKITYTKSGIGYSQRQKNTLRALGLRKLGDCVERPLNGPIKGMLVAVEHLVTVEDVKA; encoded by the coding sequence ATGGCTGATCCGAAGGTTAAGATTACCTATACCAAGAGCGGGATTGGCTACAGCCAGCGGCAAAAGAACACGCTGCGCGCGCTGGGTCTGCGCAAGCTGGGCGACTGCGTTGAGCGTCCGCTGAATGGGCCGATCAAGGGCATGCTGGTTGCGGTTGAGCATCTGGTGACCGTTGAGGATGTGAAGGCATGA